In the Paenibacillus sp. FSL H7-0357 genome, one interval contains:
- a CDS encoding DUF951 domain-containing protein, which yields MERKVFQLGDVVQMKKPHPCGTNEMEIIRMGMDIRIKCIGCQHSVLIPRAKFEKNMKKVLRAAESGLE from the coding sequence ATGGAACGTAAGGTTTTCCAGTTGGGTGATGTTGTGCAGATGAAGAAGCCGCATCCTTGCGGCACTAATGAAATGGAGATTATCCGCATGGGTATGGACATCCGTATTAAGTGCATCGGCTGCCAGCATAGTGTCCTGATTCCCCGTGCAAAATTCGAGAAGAACATGAAAAAGGTTCTGCGTGCAGCGGAAAGCGGCCTTGAATAA